A single window of Paenibacillus sp. SYP-B4298 DNA harbors:
- a CDS encoding sensor histidine kinase has translation MILARTIQGRFTRGFVLIFTLSAILMYLYTGHLLDTRTERLVESDMQQLQKLSREIAKQSALLAGPAGNGTDPSLAERLVRQLSAHSRMAAFYDPHGQLTAEAHVSKNGFILMSQRESELLQRTEQDVQAALSNRSLYTIAHLQGPLVQAVLTYPLYIDGKLLGVIRMVQDYTATYADNDSLLRRMALFTLLLFVLVFAFSYVLTRSITKPMAILTRALRQVGEGNFLTPAMPLHAQDEVGELARSFQAMRDKIEHLEQSRQQFYHHVTHELKTPLTTISGYAQIIGEPGFADAEFLHKAAGKITDESNRLHRMVIELIQLSRREGWTAKGTDRSPMSIDWSELVRSCCEDMAMPAAQMDVKLRLQLSPAVVMAEHGELRQVVLNLLDNAIKYAIRGTKIHVTLQAEQSTARLCIANSTSLPLGDHSEQLFEPFYRVGDRQARDRESMGLGLAISRSIIHQHQGVIRLEHNNGQVIVSVLLPLGHNPATTGYDSATSAR, from the coding sequence ATGATACTGGCTCGAACGATCCAAGGCAGATTCACGCGCGGGTTTGTACTCATCTTCACCCTCTCGGCCATCCTGATGTATCTGTATACCGGACATCTGCTGGACACGCGCACAGAACGCTTGGTGGAGTCTGACATGCAGCAGTTGCAGAAGCTGTCGCGGGAAATCGCCAAGCAGTCCGCCTTGTTAGCAGGGCCGGCGGGGAACGGGACCGATCCGTCCCTTGCGGAGCGACTCGTGAGGCAACTGAGCGCGCACAGCCGAATGGCTGCCTTCTACGATCCACACGGCCAGCTCACAGCGGAGGCGCATGTATCGAAGAACGGCTTTATTCTGATGAGCCAGCGCGAGAGTGAACTGCTGCAACGCACGGAGCAGGATGTGCAGGCCGCGCTTAGCAATCGGTCACTCTACACCATCGCGCATCTGCAAGGCCCTCTCGTGCAGGCCGTCCTCACCTATCCATTATATATTGACGGGAAGCTGCTTGGCGTTATTCGCATGGTGCAGGATTATACAGCTACCTACGCGGACAATGACAGCCTGCTGCGACGCATGGCCCTGTTCACGCTGCTGCTGTTTGTGCTAGTGTTCGCCTTTTCCTACGTGCTGACCCGCAGCATCACAAAGCCGATGGCGATCCTGACCCGGGCATTGCGACAGGTGGGCGAGGGGAACTTCCTTACGCCTGCGATGCCCCTCCACGCTCAGGACGAGGTAGGCGAGCTGGCGCGCAGCTTTCAGGCGATGCGGGACAAGATCGAGCATCTGGAGCAGTCTCGCCAGCAGTTCTACCATCATGTCACCCATGAGCTGAAGACGCCGCTGACGACCATTTCGGGCTATGCCCAGATTATCGGAGAACCTGGGTTTGCGGACGCTGAATTCCTGCACAAGGCTGCCGGCAAAATAACCGATGAAAGCAATCGTCTGCACCGTATGGTGATCGAGCTGATTCAGCTATCCCGGCGCGAGGGATGGACAGCCAAGGGGACGGACAGGTCTCCCATGTCCATCGATTGGAGTGAGCTTGTCCGAAGCTGCTGCGAGGATATGGCAATGCCCGCTGCCCAGATGGACGTGAAGCTGCGGTTGCAGTTGTCGCCTGCTGTAGTGATGGCAGAGCACGGAGAGCTGCGGCAGGTGGTACTGAACCTGCTGGACAATGCGATCAAATATGCAATCCGAGGAACCAAAATTCATGTCACTCTGCAGGCAGAGCAATCAACAGCCCGGCTATGTATAGCGAATTCCACCTCCCTGCCACTGGGCGATCATAGCGAGCAATTATTCGAGCCCTTCTATCGGGTTGGGGACAGACAGGCTCGGGATCGTGAGAGCATGGGGTTAGGGCTTGCCATTAGCCGCAGCATTATTCACCAGCATCAGGGAGTCATCCGTCTGGAGCATAATAACGGTCAAGTGATTGTCAGCGTCCTGCTTCCGCTCGGACATAACCCGGCAACAACTGGCTACGATTCGGCTACATCCGCTAGGTAG
- a CDS encoding response regulator transcription factor, which yields MNASLPGKGQPKKLLLIEDEEAIADILSYALRKEGYTVRSASTGAAGLRLLEQYQPDLLLLDVMLPDMDGFDICRRVASEHAIPIIMLTARDELIDKIVGLELGADDYMTKPFDIREVAARIKAALRRTQRHDGRSRIKLGERMHIQLDPAAREVFKDGHEIKLKPKEFELLLLLSEAPGRVFTREEILSQVWEMDYDGDLRTVDVHVQRLRKKLDTSLIDTVFGVGYKLRGAKP from the coding sequence ATGAACGCCTCTCTACCAGGCAAGGGGCAGCCTAAGAAGCTGCTGCTTATTGAGGATGAAGAAGCGATTGCGGATATTCTGTCCTATGCGCTGCGTAAGGAGGGATATACGGTACGCTCCGCCTCCACAGGAGCGGCAGGCTTGCGCCTGCTGGAGCAATACCAGCCTGATCTGCTGCTGCTGGATGTGATGCTGCCCGATATGGACGGGTTCGACATCTGCCGAAGGGTCGCCTCGGAGCATGCGATACCTATCATTATGCTGACGGCTCGGGATGAGCTGATTGACAAAATTGTCGGTCTGGAGCTAGGGGCAGACGATTATATGACCAAGCCGTTCGACATTCGCGAGGTTGCCGCCCGTATTAAGGCTGCGCTGCGTCGGACACAGCGCCATGACGGGCGCAGCCGGATCAAGCTGGGGGAGCGAATGCATATTCAGCTCGACCCGGCTGCGCGCGAGGTCTTCAAGGATGGACACGAGATCAAGCTCAAGCCGAAGGAGTTCGAGCTGCTGCTGCTGCTCAGCGAAGCACCCGGGCGCGTCTTTACCCGCGAGGAGATATTGAGCCAGGTGTGGGAGATGGATTATGACGGTGATCTGAGAACCGTTGATGTGCATGTACAGCGTCTGCGCAAAAAACTGGACACCTCTCTTATTGATACGGTTTTTGGAGTCGGCTACAAGCTGAGAGGCGCAAAGCCATGA